From Acidobacteriota bacterium, a single genomic window includes:
- a CDS encoding type II toxin-antitoxin system HicB family antitoxin, translating into MRKKFLVIYEKADRNWSAYFPQVGGCAVTGKTLEATRNQAREALEFHFEGLLESGNELPEPTPIDVDALFQQFPFDFAGFIEIETERHAAVA; encoded by the coding sequence ATGAGGAAAAAATTTCTTGTGATCTATGAAAAAGCAGATCGAAACTGGTCGGCTTATTTTCCCCAGGTTGGTGGGTGTGCCGTCACTGGAAAAACCCTTGAAGCCACTCGCAATCAGGCGCGTGAAGCGTTGGAATTTCATTTCGAAGGGCTTTTGGAAAGCGGCAATGAACTTCCTGAACCCACACCAATTGACGTAGATGCCCTGTTCCAACAGTTCCCGTTTGACTTTGCTGGTTTCATTGAAATCGAAACCGAACGTCATGCCGCTGTCGCTTGA
- a CDS encoding GxxExxY protein encodes MTNNEISGAIVDAAMKVHSQLGPGLLESAYEKCLLYELHKRGLEAQAQVEVPVLYDEIKIDAGFRLDLLVENTVIVELKAVEAVLPIHHAQILTYLKLSGKPIGLLINFNVPHLRDGIKRFVKKT; translated from the coding sequence ATGACCAATAATGAAATCAGCGGGGCGATTGTGGATGCCGCCATGAAAGTTCATTCGCAGCTTGGGCCTGGGCTGCTGGAAAGTGCCTATGAAAAATGCCTGCTCTACGAACTCCACAAACGCGGTCTGGAAGCTCAAGCCCAGGTCGAAGTTCCGGTTCTGTATGACGAAATCAAAATTGATGCCGGTTTCCGCCTTGACTTACTGGTGGAGAATACGGTTATTGTAGAACTCAAAGCCGTTGAAGCCGTTCTGCCAATCCATCACGCTCAAATCCTGACCTACCTTAAACTGAGCGGGAAACCGATTGGGTTGTTGATCAATTTCAATGTCCCGCACCTGCGCGACGGTATCAAACGCTTTGTCAAAAAGACCTGA
- a CDS encoding DUF1156 domain-containing protein has protein sequence MSYPKRLIEVDLPIRRISEHARREKSIRHGHISTLHIWWARRPLAACRAVICAALWPDPEDAVCPQAFRDVASKVLVDFADKVRTEKTLQALCQPSWKHWNRTTASTLKADNPGCWGELRYRLLDFIAEFANWDAATNPDFLETARTLTQAAHEALGGTPGTRPLVVDPFAGGGSIPLEALRVGADAFASDLNPVAVLLNKVVLEYIPKYGQRLADEVRTWGAWIKHEAEKELAEFYPKDPDGATPIAYLWARTVQCEGPGCGAEIPLMRSLWLAKKDNRKVGLRIIPNHEAKRVDFAIVEKFRVSPSGERVEFRVSPSGERVEFRVSPSGESGCTEDSFSPKGDTLNFSFDAGTVKRGSATCPVCGYTTPVAAVRKQLKARRGGANDARLFCVVTTRPGEQGRFYRLPTERDLEAVKKTAETLDWSLTPHEPLPPQGTLGFRVQLYGMEQWRDLFSTRQLLALTTLARLVRGIAEKFTTEDTEEHRGLGDAVQTCLAMAVNRHADQQCSLVTWLPTLQAVSHTFVRQALPISWDFCEPNTISSSGGNFLGAINWILAVIETENLCNHIGGVIEQANATVHPLPDDVAHSFISDPPYTDAVPYADLSDFFYVWLKRALPESVANNFQDELTPKTDECIVDPSKNKDFAFFTRTMQQAMAEGRRIVQPSGIGVVVFAHKSTSGWEAQLQAMVDAGWTMTGSWPIDTERSVRLRAQDSAALASSVHIVCRPRENPDGSLIETIGDWRDVLQELPQRINAWLPRLAQEGVVGADAIFACLGPALEIFSRYSRVERANGDQVTLREYLEHVWAAVSRAALTLVFAGADTSGFEEDARLTAMWLWTLNSGGQGSGVGGQGTEEEAVEEVESDDEDSGKAVKLSGFTLEYDTARKIAQGLGAHLERLTTLVEVKGNKARLLPVSERTKALFGKDEATTPTKAKKKQPQRSFFEELESVETTDGGWGDKNAPKLGETVLDRIHQSMILFAAGRSEALKTFLVVEGAGDERFWRLAQALSALYPSCTDEKRWVDGVLARKKGLGF, from the coding sequence ATGTCCTATCCCAAACGTCTGATTGAAGTTGACCTCCCGATTCGTCGCATTTCCGAACACGCTCGCCGTGAGAAATCCATCCGGCACGGGCACATTTCGACACTCCACATCTGGTGGGCGCGGCGTCCGCTGGCGGCGTGCCGGGCGGTGATTTGCGCGGCGCTGTGGCCAGATCCGGAAGACGCCGTCTGTCCACAAGCCTTTCGCGATGTCGCTTCGAAGGTTCTGGTTGATTTTGCCGACAAGGTACGAACTGAAAAAACGCTCCAGGCGCTGTGTCAGCCGTCGTGGAAGCACTGGAATCGCACCACCGCCTCGACGCTCAAGGCCGATAACCCTGGCTGCTGGGGAGAGTTGCGCTACAGGTTGCTTGATTTCATCGCCGAATTTGCCAACTGGGACGCCGCCACCAATCCCGACTTTTTGGAAACGGCGCGCACGCTGACCCAGGCCGCCCACGAAGCCCTCGGCGGCACGCCCGGCACGCGACCGCTGGTGGTTGATCCGTTTGCGGGCGGCGGTTCGATTCCTCTCGAAGCCCTGCGCGTCGGTGCCGATGCGTTTGCTTCGGATTTGAACCCGGTGGCGGTGCTGCTCAACAAAGTCGTGCTCGAATACATCCCGAAATATGGCCAGCGGCTGGCGGATGAAGTTCGCACCTGGGGCGCCTGGATCAAGCACGAAGCCGAAAAGGAACTGGCCGAGTTTTACCCAAAAGACCCGGATGGCGCGACGCCGATTGCCTACCTGTGGGCGCGAACGGTGCAGTGCGAAGGACCAGGCTGCGGCGCGGAAATCCCGCTGATGCGTTCGCTGTGGCTGGCGAAAAAAGACAATCGGAAGGTTGGATTGCGAATCATTCCCAATCACGAGGCGAAACGCGTGGACTTTGCCATTGTTGAAAAGTTCAGAGTATCGCCTTCAGGCGAGAGGGTTGAGTTTAGAGTATCGCCTTCAGGCGAGAGGGTTGAGTTTAGAGTATCGCCTTCAGGCGAGAGTGGTTGTACGGAAGACTCTTTCTCGCCTAAAGGCGATACTCTGAACTTTTCGTTCGACGCTGGAACGGTCAAGCGCGGTTCGGCGACGTGCCCGGTGTGCGGCTACACCACGCCGGTGGCTGCGGTTCGCAAACAACTCAAAGCCCGTCGCGGAGGCGCCAACGACGCCCGCCTGTTTTGCGTCGTCACGACCCGCCCCGGCGAGCAAGGACGGTTCTACCGTTTGCCTACCGAACGCGATTTAGAAGCGGTGAAAAAAACTGCTGAAACTCTGGATTGGTCACTGACACCACACGAACCGCTACCTCCACAAGGAACTCTTGGTTTTCGAGTCCAATTGTATGGAATGGAACAATGGAGAGATTTATTTTCCACCCGACAATTGCTGGCTCTGACAACGCTGGCCAGGTTGGTGCGCGGCATTGCGGAAAAATTCACCACAGAGGACACAGAGGAACACAGAGGTTTAGGCGATGCGGTGCAGACATGTTTGGCAATGGCGGTTAACAGGCATGCTGATCAACAATGTTCTTTAGTTACTTGGTTACCAACGCTACAGGCAGTTTCACATACCTTTGTAAGACAAGCTTTGCCCATTTCTTGGGATTTTTGTGAGCCAAATACAATTAGTTCAAGTGGTGGAAATTTTTTAGGTGCAATCAATTGGATTCTTGCTGTTATTGAGACAGAAAACCTATGTAACCACATAGGAGGAGTAATTGAGCAAGCAAATGCCACTGTCCATCCTTTACCTGACGATGTTGCCCATAGCTTTATAAGTGACCCCCCATATACAGACGCTGTCCCCTATGCTGATCTTTCTGATTTCTTTTATGTATGGCTAAAAAGAGCTTTACCAGAATCTGTGGCAAATAATTTTCAGGATGAACTTACACCTAAAACTGATGAATGCATTGTTGATCCTTCAAAAAACAAGGATTTTGCTTTTTTCACTCGAACAATGCAGCAAGCAATGGCTGAAGGAAGACGAATTGTACAGCCATCTGGTATTGGCGTGGTTGTTTTTGCACACAAATCCACTTCTGGCTGGGAAGCCCAGTTGCAGGCCATGGTTGACGCCGGATGGACCATGACCGGCTCCTGGCCAATTGATACAGAACGGTCAGTTCGACTGCGTGCTCAAGATTCCGCCGCGCTGGCCTCATCGGTCCACATCGTCTGCCGCCCACGTGAAAACCCCGACGGCTCACTCATCGAAACCATCGGCGACTGGCGCGACGTGTTGCAGGAACTCCCCCAGCGCATCAACGCCTGGCTGCCGCGACTCGCCCAGGAAGGCGTCGTCGGCGCCGACGCCATTTTTGCCTGTTTGGGCCCGGCGCTGGAGATTTTTTCGCGCTATAGCCGGGTCGAACGCGCCAACGGCGATCAGGTCACACTCCGCGAATATCTGGAACACGTCTGGGCCGCCGTTTCCCGCGCCGCCCTCACGCTCGTCTTTGCGGGCGCCGATACCTCCGGGTTTGAAGAAGACGCCCGGCTGACGGCAATGTGGCTCTGGACGCTCAATTCTGGGGGTCAGGGGTCAGGGGTCGGGGGTCAGGGAACTGAGGAGGAAGCCGTTGAAGAAGTGGAAAGTGATGACGAAGACAGTGGGAAAGCCGTGAAGCTCTCCGGGTTTACGCTGGAGTATGATACCGCCCGCAAAATCGCCCAGGGACTCGGCGCCCATCTCGAACGGTTGACCACGCTTGTCGAAGTCAAAGGCAACAAGGCGCGACTCCTGCCAGTTTCAGAACGCACCAAAGCCCTGTTTGGCAAAGACGAAGCGACCACTCCGACCAAAGCCAAAAAGAAACAGCCGCAACGCAGCTTTTTTGAGGAACTTGAATCCGTCGAAACCACCGATGGCGGCTGGGGTGACAAAAACGCGCCGAAGCTGGGCGAAACGGTGTTGGATCGCATCCATCAGAGCATGATTTTGTTTGCCGCCGGACGCAGCGAAGCGTTGAAAACCTTCCTCGTGGTCGAAGGTGCGGGTGACGAACGCTTCTGGCGGCTGGCACAGGCACTTTCGGCGCTCTACCCTTCGTGCACGGACGAAAAACGCTGGGTAGACGGCGTCCTCGCCCGCAAGAAGGGCCTCGGGTTTTAA
- a CDS encoding type II toxin-antitoxin system HicB family antitoxin, which yields MKEITLTAIFEPAEEGGFIGYIAELPGANTQGETLEECRENLAEAVEMILDANRDLANQKLATHSNVTREQVTLRVA from the coding sequence ATGAAAGAAATTACACTGACAGCCATCTTCGAACCGGCTGAAGAAGGCGGTTTTATCGGCTACATTGCGGAACTTCCAGGAGCCAACACCCAAGGAGAAACGCTGGAGGAATGCCGTGAAAACCTGGCGGAGGCGGTGGAAATGATTTTGGATGCAAACCGAGACCTTGCAAACCAGAAACTCGCAACACATTCCAATGTTACCCGTGAACAGGTAACTCTTCGTGTAGCTTGA
- a CDS encoding type II toxin-antitoxin system HicA family toxin, with protein sequence MNRNDLIRHLEAHGCVFWREGAKHTIYHNPNKGTFSSVPRHRTLKKYLAFKICDDLGIPKP encoded by the coding sequence ATGAATCGCAATGACCTCATCCGTCATCTTGAAGCTCATGGTTGTGTTTTCTGGCGCGAGGGTGCCAAACACACCATTTATCACAATCCCAACAAAGGCACGTTTTCATCAGTGCCAAGACATCGCACATTAAAGAAATATCTGGCTTTCAAAATCTGTGATGATTTGGGAATTCCGAAACCATAA
- a CDS encoding ATP-binding protein produces the protein MPLKPWYKVVTPREDLRTGKPLDASEFAVHLDQIRDRRAPVDYQDPERFFERTFLTTNLTGLASEVIRRLSGERTETSAVFNMATQFGGGKTHSLTLLYHLAKHGPAANGWVGVRKLLDQAGISSVPQAAVAVFVGTEFDAIDGRGGTDGTPHRRTAWGEIAFQLGGEAAFAVVAEHDRQNIAPGGDVIRKFLPPGPCIILMDELMNYICRWRKQDITSQFYLFLQNFSEEARARDNVVLAVSIPASELEMTAEDQLDYERLKKLLDRIGKAVMISAEKETSEIIRRRLFEFDPGQVGQDGKPLLTRDALATCSEYADWVLQHKAQLPAWFPADQARAEFAATFPFHPMVLSVFERKWQSLPRFQRTRGILRLLALWVSKTYQEGYQGGHKDALIGLGTAPLDDVLFRSALFEQMGESRLEIPITTDICGKPDAHAVRLDKEAVESVKKARLHRKVATTIFFESNGGQTSGDQCTVPEIRLAVAEPELDIGNVETVLDALESSSYYLSSDKRKFRFSLSPNLNKLLADRRASVQPPKIQERVQTEIRAVFAKGSGVDRIYFPEKSNQISDRPVLAMVVLAPEYSSQNERTITLIESLTRESGNSSRTYKSALIWCVCDSTSTLQEEARKLLAWEDIQGESNELRLDESQRRQLVESLSKAKRDLTECVWRSYKNVYLLGKNNQLRHIDLGLIHSSSANSILELIVGRLKSESDIEEAISPNFLVRNWPPAFTEWSTKAVRDAFFAVPQFPRLIKAEVIKDTIVKGVLGGLMAYVGKDGAGRYEPFQFQTRLTPADIELSDDVFIIKKELAEAYLKAKTGPLTPPPAVSPTPQADVRTPAERPEFTTSHTPLPRSTESGARGTEEKRVSALKWSGSVPFLKWTSFYAKVLTRFVAGKGINVTINIEIRPEKGISTQQIEETKAALRELGLSEDVTLEEEE, from the coding sequence ATGCCTCTCAAACCCTGGTACAAAGTCGTCACGCCACGCGAAGATTTGCGCACGGGAAAACCACTTGATGCGTCGGAATTTGCCGTCCACCTTGATCAGATTCGAGACCGCCGCGCCCCGGTGGATTACCAGGACCCGGAACGGTTTTTCGAGCGGACCTTCCTGACGACCAACCTCACCGGACTGGCCAGCGAAGTCATTCGACGATTGTCAGGCGAGCGCACCGAAACTTCAGCCGTGTTTAATATGGCCACGCAGTTTGGCGGCGGCAAAACGCACTCGTTGACGCTGCTCTATCACCTGGCTAAACACGGACCGGCGGCCAACGGCTGGGTCGGCGTCCGGAAACTGCTTGACCAGGCCGGAATTTCCAGCGTGCCCCAGGCAGCGGTGGCCGTGTTTGTCGGCACCGAGTTTGACGCCATTGACGGGCGCGGAGGCACCGACGGAACACCCCATCGCCGCACCGCCTGGGGCGAAATTGCCTTCCAGTTGGGCGGCGAAGCTGCCTTTGCCGTCGTGGCCGAACACGACCGGCAAAACATTGCCCCCGGCGGCGATGTCATTCGCAAATTCCTCCCGCCCGGCCCCTGCATCATTCTGATGGATGAATTGATGAACTACATCTGCCGGTGGCGAAAACAAGACATTACCTCGCAGTTTTACCTGTTCCTCCAAAACTTTTCCGAAGAAGCCCGTGCCCGTGACAACGTGGTGCTGGCGGTTTCCATTCCGGCGTCCGAACTCGAAATGACCGCCGAAGACCAGCTTGATTACGAACGACTCAAAAAGCTGCTCGACCGAATCGGCAAAGCCGTCATGATTTCGGCGGAAAAAGAAACCTCGGAGATTATTCGCCGCCGGCTCTTTGAATTTGACCCAGGTCAGGTCGGACAGGACGGCAAACCGCTGCTCACCCGCGATGCACTCGCCACCTGTTCTGAATATGCCGATTGGGTGCTCCAGCACAAAGCCCAGCTTCCGGCGTGGTTTCCAGCCGATCAGGCACGGGCCGAGTTTGCCGCCACCTTCCCGTTTCACCCGATGGTGCTGTCGGTGTTTGAACGCAAATGGCAATCGCTGCCACGATTTCAGCGCACACGGGGTATCTTGCGCTTGCTGGCATTGTGGGTTTCAAAAACCTACCAGGAAGGCTATCAGGGCGGGCACAAGGACGCGTTGATCGGATTGGGAACGGCGCCGCTTGACGATGTGCTGTTTCGGTCGGCGCTCTTTGAACAAATGGGCGAATCGCGGCTGGAAATCCCAATCACCACTGATATTTGCGGCAAACCGGATGCCCATGCCGTTCGATTGGACAAAGAAGCGGTCGAATCGGTCAAAAAAGCGCGGCTTCATCGCAAAGTCGCCACCACGATATTTTTTGAATCCAACGGCGGTCAAACCAGCGGCGACCAGTGCACCGTGCCTGAAATTCGGCTGGCAGTGGCGGAGCCGGAACTTGACATCGGAAACGTGGAAACGGTGCTCGACGCGCTTGAAAGTTCGAGTTATTACCTTTCGTCCGACAAACGAAAGTTTCGGTTTAGTTTGTCACCCAACCTGAACAAACTGCTGGCCGACCGCCGGGCAAGCGTCCAACCACCCAAAATTCAGGAACGGGTGCAGACTGAAATCCGGGCGGTTTTCGCCAAAGGAAGTGGCGTGGATCGAATTTATTTTCCGGAAAAAAGCAACCAGATTTCTGATCGCCCGGTGCTGGCCATGGTCGTGCTGGCACCAGAGTATTCCTCTCAAAATGAACGAACTATCACGCTGATTGAATCATTGACCCGTGAGAGCGGCAATTCATCGCGAACCTACAAAAGCGCCTTGATCTGGTGCGTGTGCGACTCAACCAGTACCCTCCAGGAAGAAGCGCGGAAATTGCTGGCCTGGGAGGATATCCAGGGCGAAAGTAATGAACTTCGACTCGATGAAAGCCAGCGGCGGCAATTGGTCGAAAGTTTGAGTAAAGCCAAACGCGACCTGACCGAATGTGTCTGGCGGTCGTACAAAAATGTTTACCTGCTCGGGAAAAACAACCAGTTGCGACACATAGACCTGGGGTTGATCCATTCGAGCAGCGCCAATTCAATCCTGGAATTGATTGTGGGTCGGCTCAAAAGCGAAAGCGATATTGAGGAAGCCATCAGCCCTAATTTTTTGGTTCGCAACTGGCCGCCCGCGTTTACCGAATGGAGCACCAAAGCCGTCCGGGATGCCTTTTTCGCCGTGCCGCAATTCCCACGCTTGATCAAAGCGGAAGTGATCAAAGACACAATTGTGAAAGGCGTGCTGGGTGGGCTGATGGCCTATGTCGGCAAGGATGGCGCCGGGCGCTATGAACCATTCCAGTTTCAAACCAGGCTGACGCCCGCCGACATCGAACTTTCAGACGATGTATTTATTATCAAAAAAGAACTTGCCGAAGCCTACCTCAAAGCCAAAACCGGCCCGTTGACCCCACCGCCAGCAGTTTCACCTACCCCTCAAGCCGACGTGCGAACACCAGCCGAACGACCTGAATTTACGACCAGTCACACCCCCCTGCCACGATCAACCGAAAGCGGTGCCAGAGGCACGGAAGAAAAGCGAGTATCAGCCCTGAAATGGTCCGGCAGTGTACCGTTTCTGAAATGGACTTCGTTTTACGCCAAGGTGTTGACCCGCTTTGTCGCGGGCAAAGGAATTAATGTTACAATCAATATTGAAATTCGACCCGAAAAAGGAATTTCCACCCAACAAATCGAAGAAACCAAAGCGGCCTTGCGCGAACTCGGTCTCAGTGAAGATGTCACATTGGAAGAGGAAGAGTAA
- a CDS encoding alpha/beta hydrolase, with protein sequence MPSWQNALLSFAIKSRLKRRPSDEMHHNVKRARSILSQMPGFATPPHHHHVSVHTHEDHHPIRGEWLKWKKKEHHSDKVLYFLHGGGYMACSTTTHRPLTVGLTQALRSDTFAIDYRLAPEHPFPAAVEDALAGYEWLLEQGVSHKKMIIAGDSAGGGLTLATMLAARDRGLPLPAASVCYSPWTDLAATGESLHTNDPHDVMFYGESIRKGRHIYLGQTPPTNPLASPLYADLTGLPPLLLFASSTEVLLDDSTRLAHRAQAAGVHVDLQVWHGLPHAWPIFHRLLPEGKKAVHYTAEFVKRHVV encoded by the coding sequence ATGCCAAGCTGGCAAAATGCACTCTTGAGTTTTGCTATCAAAAGCCGGCTCAAACGCCGCCCCTCAGATGAAATGCACCACAACGTCAAACGGGCGCGGTCAATTTTGTCTCAGATGCCGGGGTTTGCGACACCGCCACATCACCACCATGTTTCGGTTCATACCCACGAAGATCATCATCCAATCCGTGGTGAATGGCTGAAATGGAAAAAGAAAGAACACCATTCGGATAAAGTATTATATTTCCTTCATGGCGGCGGGTATATGGCCTGCTCGACAACCACTCACCGCCCGCTGACCGTTGGACTCACACAAGCACTTCGTTCAGATACGTTTGCCATTGATTACCGCCTGGCACCGGAACACCCGTTTCCAGCCGCGGTTGAAGATGCGCTGGCTGGCTATGAGTGGTTGCTTGAACAAGGTGTGTCGCACAAGAAGATGATTATTGCCGGTGACTCAGCCGGCGGGGGATTGACACTGGCAACAATGCTGGCAGCCCGTGATCGCGGATTACCACTGCCTGCGGCATCAGTATGTTATTCTCCCTGGACTGATTTAGCCGCCACGGGCGAATCACTCCACACGAATGATCCGCACGATGTAATGTTTTACGGTGAATCCATTCGCAAAGGGCGACATATCTACCTCGGGCAAACGCCGCCGACCAACCCGCTGGCATCGCCGCTCTATGCCGACCTGACGGGATTGCCACCGCTCCTGCTCTTTGCCAGCAGCACCGAAGTCCTGCTCGACGATTCCACCCGGCTCGCCCATCGCGCCCAGGCCGCCGGAGTTCACGTGGATTTGCAGGTCTGGCACGGGTTGCCGCACGCCTGGCCCATCTTTCACCGCCTGCTCCCGGAGGGCAAAAAAGCGGTCCACTACACGGCGGAATTCGTCAAGCGACACGTGGTTTGA
- a CDS encoding replication initiator protein A has product MTDFPEFTDDQISSDGQSLIRPELNLEKWPGMWRPPNFPSNVKRVLEKEVILADGNKLTARVTILPSPELGTLTTEDQKALYGIILLWEQQGKPSELTFSIRNLLKTLGKTYGSHEREALIDSLKRLKQVSITWENSFYDKQKGRTVQRIDLFNIFSQVTINTETGYQTKKEQCAVTFAPLIDSNLRLNYTLPTRFKVLLGFRGGVAQLIYKYLEPRLYKQTRHERKTGELLQEIGINSARYKKLSNRVSLIQSALRELEGVPIQDGILHIVVEPSTDEREDHKLVALKKAPTPGQLLSIDRLFDSVLLEPTEPLPSPVAVSSLEKPVIHISPDDLVHLFLKTFRLKRTRPLKTELALAEQWVAEYELTPDIAQTVIDFAHAESRRTNFQVQNLAGISQYLDAALASNATPVAPVGDQPQQTSFLSFADPPSQTEDEKEQAYQILSSLPLAEQEHWAELAREELKRSNSAVFKRISTFSAEVQLETLLSNAAKFFTGEILGLKTRVKAPKKPRTGNESFF; this is encoded by the coding sequence ATGACCGACTTTCCCGAATTCACCGACGACCAGATTTCCAGCGATGGCCAATCGCTGATCCGCCCAGAACTCAACCTCGAAAAGTGGCCGGGTATGTGGCGGCCACCAAACTTTCCGAGCAACGTCAAGCGGGTTCTCGAAAAAGAAGTCATCCTGGCCGACGGAAACAAACTCACTGCCCGGGTCACGATCCTGCCCTCGCCGGAACTTGGCACGCTGACCACCGAGGACCAGAAGGCCCTCTACGGGATCATTTTGCTCTGGGAACAACAGGGAAAACCGTCGGAACTGACATTTTCAATTCGCAACTTATTGAAAACACTTGGAAAAACCTATGGTTCACACGAACGCGAAGCCCTGATTGACTCGCTCAAACGGCTCAAGCAGGTCAGCATCACGTGGGAAAATTCGTTCTACGACAAGCAAAAAGGGCGCACCGTGCAGCGGATTGATCTGTTCAACATTTTCTCGCAGGTTACGATCAACACCGAAACCGGCTACCAGACGAAAAAAGAACAGTGCGCCGTGACGTTTGCGCCCCTGATCGACAGCAACCTGCGGCTCAACTACACGCTTCCGACCCGGTTCAAAGTGCTGCTTGGCTTCCGTGGGGGCGTGGCCCAGTTGATCTACAAGTACCTCGAACCGAGGCTATACAAGCAAACCCGCCACGAACGCAAAACCGGCGAATTGCTCCAGGAAATCGGGATCAACTCGGCCCGCTACAAAAAACTTTCCAACCGGGTCAGCCTGATCCAGTCGGCACTGCGCGAGTTGGAGGGCGTTCCAATCCAGGACGGCATCCTGCACATCGTCGTCGAGCCAAGCACCGACGAGCGCGAAGATCACAAACTGGTGGCGCTCAAAAAAGCCCCGACCCCTGGCCAGTTGCTCTCGATTGACCGGTTGTTTGACTCCGTGCTGCTCGAACCCACCGAGCCGTTGCCCTCGCCGGTTGCCGTCTCCTCGCTCGAAAAACCGGTCATCCACATCTCGCCCGACGATCTGGTGCACCTGTTTTTGAAAACTTTCCGCCTGAAGCGAACCCGACCGCTCAAAACCGAGCTGGCACTGGCCGAGCAGTGGGTGGCCGAGTACGAACTCACCCCCGACATTGCCCAGACCGTGATTGATTTTGCCCACGCCGAGTCCCGGCGAACCAATTTTCAAGTCCAGAACCTGGCCGGGATTTCGCAGTACCTCGACGCGGCGCTGGCCTCAAACGCCACACCGGTCGCACCTGTCGGCGATCAGCCCCAGCAAACTTCGTTTCTGTCGTTTGCGGATCCCCCGTCCCAGACGGAGGATGAGAAGGAACAAGCCTACCAAATCCTGAGTTCGCTCCCCCTGGCCGAGCAGGAACACTGGGCCGAGCTGGCCCGCGAGGAGCTCAAGCGCTCAAACAGCGCGGTTTTCAAGCGCATTTCGACCTTTTCCGCCGAAGTTCAACTTGAAACCCTGCTCAGCAACGCCGCCAAATTTTTCACTGGGGAGATACTTGGGCTTAAAACCCGCGTAAAAGCGCCGAAAAAGCCCCGAACGGGTAATGAGTCGTTTTTTTGA